A window of Pseudomonas guangdongensis contains these coding sequences:
- the alaS gene encoding alanine--tRNA ligase — protein MKSAEIREAFLRFFEEKGHTRVASSSLIPANDPTLLFTNAGMNQFKDCFLGLEKRAYTRATTSQKCVRAGGKHNDLENVGYTARHHTFFEMLGNFSFGDYFKRDAITYAWEFLTSPKWLNLPKEKLWVTVYASDDEAYAIWTEEVGVPAERMVRIGDNKGAPYASDNFWAMGDTGPCGPCTEIFFDHGEHIWGGPPGSPEEDGDRYIEIWNNVFMQFNRTADGVLHPLPAPSVDTGMGLERISAVLQHVHSNYEIDLFQNLLQASADAIGCANDGAPSLKVVADHIRSCGFLIADGVTPSNEGRGYVLRRIVRRACRHGNKLGAKGAFFHKIVAALAAEMGEAYPELRQQQAQIERVLKTEEEQFAKTLEQGLKILEQDLASLAGSVIPGDVVFKLYDTYGFPVDLTADIARERELSIDEDGFEREMQAQRERARSASAFGMDYNSLVKVEADTLFGGYDSTFGQGQVLALFKDGAAVEQLAAGEAGVVVLDRTPFYAESGGQVGDCGYLSDAEGARFDVRDTTKAGGAHLHHGVVAEGSLRVGQALEAQVDASVRGATALNHSATHLLHAALRQVLGEHVQQKGSLVDSQRLRFDFSHFEAIKPEQIKALEALVNAQIRNNSAVEIEETDIDTAKAKGAMALFGEKYGDSVRVLSMGDGFSVELCGGIHAKRTGDIGLLKIVSEGGVAAGVRRIEAVTGAGALDYLNGAEEQLKEAAALVKGSRDTLLDKLSGVLERNRQLEKELEQLKAKAASAAGDDLAGAAVEVAGVKVLSARLDGLDGKALLALVDQLKNKLGSAVILLGGEFDGKVVLVAGVTQDLTGKLKAGELMKRAAAAVGGKGGGRPDMAQGGGVDAGKLGEALALVEPFVAAAG, from the coding sequence ATGAAAAGCGCAGAAATCCGTGAAGCCTTCCTCCGCTTCTTCGAAGAGAAGGGGCACACCCGTGTCGCCTCCAGTTCGCTGATCCCGGCGAACGATCCGACCCTGCTGTTCACCAACGCCGGCATGAACCAGTTCAAGGACTGCTTCCTCGGCCTGGAGAAGCGCGCCTACACCCGCGCCACCACCAGCCAGAAGTGCGTGCGCGCCGGCGGCAAGCACAACGACCTGGAAAACGTCGGCTACACCGCGCGTCACCACACCTTCTTCGAGATGCTGGGCAACTTCAGCTTCGGCGACTATTTCAAGCGCGACGCCATCACCTACGCCTGGGAGTTCCTCACCTCGCCCAAGTGGCTGAACCTGCCCAAGGAAAAGCTCTGGGTCACCGTCTATGCCAGCGACGACGAGGCCTACGCCATCTGGACCGAAGAGGTCGGCGTACCCGCCGAGCGCATGGTGCGCATCGGCGACAACAAGGGCGCGCCCTACGCCTCGGACAACTTCTGGGCGATGGGCGACACCGGCCCCTGCGGCCCGTGCACCGAGATCTTCTTCGACCACGGCGAGCACATCTGGGGCGGCCCGCCCGGCTCCCCGGAAGAGGACGGCGACCGCTACATCGAGATCTGGAACAACGTGTTCATGCAGTTCAACCGCACCGCCGACGGCGTGCTGCACCCGCTGCCGGCGCCGAGCGTGGACACCGGCATGGGCCTGGAGCGGATCAGCGCGGTGCTGCAGCACGTCCACTCCAACTACGAGATCGACCTGTTCCAGAACCTCCTGCAGGCCTCGGCCGATGCCATCGGCTGCGCCAACGACGGTGCGCCGTCGCTCAAGGTGGTGGCCGACCACATCCGCTCCTGTGGCTTCCTGATCGCCGACGGCGTGACTCCCTCTAACGAGGGCCGTGGCTACGTGCTGCGCCGCATCGTCCGCCGCGCCTGCCGCCACGGCAACAAGCTGGGTGCCAAAGGCGCCTTCTTCCACAAGATCGTCGCCGCGCTGGCCGCCGAGATGGGTGAGGCTTATCCGGAGCTGCGCCAGCAGCAGGCGCAGATCGAGCGCGTGCTGAAGACCGAGGAGGAGCAGTTCGCCAAGACCCTGGAGCAGGGCCTGAAGATCCTCGAGCAGGATCTGGCTTCGCTTGCGGGCAGCGTGATTCCCGGCGATGTGGTGTTCAAGCTCTACGACACCTACGGCTTCCCGGTCGACCTGACCGCCGACATCGCCCGCGAGCGCGAGCTGAGCATCGACGAGGACGGTTTCGAGCGCGAGATGCAGGCCCAACGCGAGCGCGCCCGCTCGGCCAGCGCCTTCGGCATGGACTACAACAGCCTGGTCAAGGTCGAGGCCGACACCCTGTTCGGTGGTTATGACAGCACCTTCGGCCAGGGCCAGGTGCTCGCCCTGTTCAAGGACGGCGCAGCGGTCGAACAGCTCGCGGCCGGTGAGGCCGGCGTGGTGGTGCTCGATCGCACCCCGTTCTACGCCGAGTCCGGCGGTCAGGTCGGCGACTGCGGCTACCTGAGCGATGCCGAGGGGGCGCGCTTCGACGTGCGCGACACCACCAAGGCCGGCGGCGCCCACCTGCACCACGGCGTGGTCGCCGAGGGCAGCCTGCGGGTCGGCCAGGCCCTGGAGGCCCAGGTCGACGCCTCGGTGCGCGGCGCCACCGCGCTCAACCACTCGGCCACCCACCTGCTGCACGCCGCGCTGCGCCAGGTGCTCGGCGAGCACGTGCAGCAGAAGGGCTCGCTGGTCGACAGCCAGCGCCTGCGCTTCGACTTCAGCCACTTCGAGGCGATCAAGCCCGAGCAGATCAAGGCGCTGGAAGCCCTGGTCAACGCCCAGATCCGCAACAACAGCGCGGTCGAGATCGAGGAAACCGACATCGACACCGCCAAGGCCAAGGGCGCCATGGCGCTGTTCGGCGAGAAGTACGGCGACAGCGTGCGCGTGCTGAGCATGGGCGACGGCTTCTCCGTCGAGCTGTGCGGCGGCATCCACGCCAAGCGCACCGGCGACATCGGCTTGCTGAAGATCGTCAGCGAGGGCGGCGTGGCCGCCGGCGTGCGGCGTATCGAGGCGGTCACCGGCGCCGGCGCGCTGGACTACCTGAACGGTGCCGAGGAGCAGCTCAAGGAGGCCGCCGCGCTGGTCAAGGGCTCGCGCGACACCCTGCTGGACAAGCTCTCCGGCGTGCTGGAGCGCAACCGCCAGCTGGAGAAGGAGCTGGAGCAGCTCAAGGCCAAGGCCGCCAGCGCGGCCGGCGACGACCTGGCCGGCGCGGCCGTCGAGGTGGCGGGCGTCAAGGTGCTTTCCGCCCGTCTCGACGGCCTGGACGGCAAGGCGTTGCTGGCGCTGGTCGATCAGCTGAAGAACAAGCTGGGCAGCGCGGTGATCCTGCTCGGCGGCGAGTTCGACGGCAAGGTGGTGCTGGTCGCCGGTGTCACCCAGGACCTGACCGGCAAGCTCAAGGCCGGCGAGCTGATGAAGCGGGCGGCGGCGGCGGTCGGCGGCAAGGGCGGCGGTCGCCCGGACATGGCCCAGGGCGGCGGCGTGGATGCCGGCAAGCTGGGCGAGGCGCTGGCGCTGGTCGAGCCGTTCGTGGCAGCCGCCGGCTGA
- the astB gene encoding N-succinylarginine dihydrolase produces the protein MSAVEVNFDGLVGPTHNYAGLSPGNLASQHNRSRVANPRAAALQGLAKMRRLLELGFVQGVLPPLARPDLGALRRLGFAGSDAQVLAEAARQAPQLLAACASASSMWAANAATVCPSADSGDGRVHFTPANLCSMLHRSLEAPATAALLQRLFADPQHFVHHAPLPAHPALGDEGAANHIRLTPRPGAPGVQLFVHGRDGAEAPATRFPARQSLQASRAVARLHGLDEAALVFARQHPAAIDAGVFHNDVIAVGHGEVLLHHEDAWLDGERVLEALRSALARRGGRLRALCVPRRQVPLQAAVDSYLFNSQLLGRSDGSLLLLVPEECRQQPAVWAYLQELLAADTPIRALEVVDLRQSMRNGGGPACLRLRVELSMAERAALHPEVLLDAERCTQLEQWVRRHYRDRLLPADLADPQLLLESRTALDELTQILKLGAIYSFQHA, from the coding sequence GTGAGCGCGGTCGAGGTCAATTTCGACGGCCTGGTCGGGCCGACCCACAACTATGCCGGCCTGTCGCCGGGCAACCTCGCCTCGCAGCACAACCGTAGTCGGGTGGCCAATCCGCGCGCAGCGGCCTTGCAGGGGCTGGCCAAGATGCGCCGGCTGCTGGAGCTGGGCTTCGTCCAGGGCGTGCTGCCGCCGCTGGCGCGCCCGGACCTCGGTGCGCTGCGCCGTCTGGGCTTTGCCGGCAGCGACGCGCAGGTACTGGCCGAGGCGGCCCGCCAGGCGCCGCAGCTGCTGGCCGCCTGTGCCTCGGCATCGAGCATGTGGGCGGCCAACGCCGCGACCGTCTGCCCGAGCGCCGACAGCGGCGACGGCCGGGTACATTTCACCCCGGCCAACCTGTGCAGCATGCTGCACCGCAGCCTGGAGGCGCCGGCCACCGCGGCCCTGCTGCAGCGGCTGTTCGCCGATCCGCAGCACTTCGTCCACCATGCACCGCTGCCGGCCCATCCGGCGCTGGGCGACGAGGGCGCGGCCAACCACATCCGCCTGACACCGCGTCCCGGCGCGCCCGGCGTGCAGCTGTTCGTCCACGGCCGCGACGGCGCCGAGGCGCCGGCGACGCGCTTTCCGGCCCGCCAGAGCCTGCAGGCCAGCCGCGCGGTGGCGCGTCTGCACGGTCTGGACGAGGCGGCGCTGGTGTTCGCCCGCCAGCACCCGGCGGCCATCGATGCCGGGGTGTTCCACAACGATGTGATCGCCGTCGGCCACGGCGAGGTGCTGCTCCATCACGAGGACGCCTGGCTCGACGGCGAGCGTGTGCTGGAGGCCCTGCGCAGCGCGCTGGCGCGGCGCGGCGGCCGGCTGCGGGCGCTCTGCGTGCCGCGCCGGCAGGTGCCGCTGCAGGCGGCGGTGGACAGCTACCTGTTCAACAGCCAGCTGCTCGGCCGCAGCGATGGCTCGCTGCTGCTCCTGGTGCCGGAGGAGTGCCGCCAGCAGCCGGCGGTCTGGGCCTACTTGCAGGAGCTGCTGGCCGCCGACACGCCGATCCGCGCCCTGGAGGTGGTCGACCTGCGCCAGAGCATGCGCAACGGCGGCGGTCCTGCCTGCCTGCGCCTGCGCGTCGAACTCAGCATGGCCGAGCGGGCCGCGCTGCACCCCGAGGTGCTGCTCGATGCCGAGCGCTGCACGCAGCTGGAGCAGTGGGTGCGGCGGCATTACCGCGACCGCCTGCTGCCCGCCGATCTGGCCGATCCGCAATTGCTGCTGGAATCGCGCACGGCGCTGGACGAACTCACGCAAATCCTTAAGCTGGGCGCGATCTATTCCTTCCAGCATGCCTGA
- the astD gene encoding succinylglutamate-semialdehyde dehydrogenase, translating into MSLYLGGQWQAGEGEALISLDPWTQQPLWKGRAASAAQVEAAIRAARAAFPAWAARPLAERSAILERFAALLQARSDALARAIGEETGKPLWEAAGEVTSMVAKVAISLRAQAERAGERRAALGDAQSVLRHRPHGVLAVFGPYNFPGHLPNGHIVPALLAGNCVLFKPSEQTPAVAELTLRCWIDAGLPAGVLGLLQGGRATGTALAAHPGLDGLLFTGSSATGQILHRQFAAQPHKLLALEMGGNNPLLVEEVADLDAAVLLIVQSAFLSAGQRCTCARRLLVPEGAWGERLLARLVDVCRNLRLGRFDADPAPFMGTLISAAAAEALLQAERRLREAGARVLLALQRREESPALLAPGLIEVGDLAVRPDEEYFGPLLQVIRYRDFDAALAEANATRFGLAAGLISDSRARYEQFLLHSRAGIVNWNRPLTGAASSAPFGGIGASGNHRPSAWYAADYCAYPVASLEAEHPLLPASLPPGLAL; encoded by the coding sequence ATGAGCCTGTACCTCGGCGGCCAGTGGCAGGCCGGGGAGGGCGAGGCGCTGATTTCCCTCGATCCCTGGACCCAGCAACCGCTGTGGAAGGGTCGTGCGGCCAGCGCCGCGCAGGTCGAGGCCGCGATACGGGCCGCCCGGGCTGCCTTCCCGGCCTGGGCCGCCCGTCCGCTGGCCGAGCGCAGCGCGATACTGGAGCGTTTCGCTGCGCTGCTGCAGGCGCGCAGCGACGCCCTGGCGCGGGCTATCGGCGAGGAAACCGGCAAGCCGCTGTGGGAAGCCGCCGGCGAGGTGACCAGCATGGTCGCCAAGGTGGCGATCTCGCTGCGCGCCCAGGCCGAGCGCGCCGGCGAGCGCCGTGCCGCGCTGGGCGATGCGCAGAGCGTGCTGCGCCATCGCCCGCATGGGGTGCTGGCGGTGTTCGGCCCCTACAATTTTCCCGGTCATCTGCCCAACGGGCACATCGTCCCGGCGCTGCTGGCCGGCAATTGCGTGCTGTTCAAGCCCAGCGAGCAGACCCCCGCGGTCGCCGAGCTGACCCTGCGCTGCTGGATCGACGCCGGTCTGCCGGCCGGGGTGCTCGGTCTGCTGCAGGGCGGGCGCGCCACTGGCACGGCGCTGGCCGCCCATCCCGGCCTCGACGGCTTGCTGTTCACCGGCTCCAGCGCCACGGGCCAGATCCTGCATCGCCAGTTCGCCGCGCAGCCGCACAAGCTCCTCGCCCTGGAGATGGGCGGCAACAACCCGCTGCTGGTCGAGGAGGTCGCCGACCTCGACGCCGCGGTGCTGCTGATCGTGCAGAGCGCCTTCCTGTCCGCCGGCCAGCGCTGCACCTGCGCGCGGCGCCTGCTGGTGCCCGAAGGCGCCTGGGGCGAGCGCCTGCTGGCGCGACTGGTAGACGTCTGCCGCAACCTGCGCTTGGGGCGGTTCGACGCCGATCCGGCGCCGTTCATGGGCACGCTGATTTCCGCCGCCGCCGCCGAGGCCCTGCTGCAGGCCGAGCGCCGTCTGCGCGAGGCCGGCGCCCGCGTGCTGCTGGCGCTTCAGCGCCGCGAGGAAAGCCCGGCGCTGCTCGCGCCGGGGCTGATTGAGGTCGGCGACCTGGCCGTGCGTCCCGACGAGGAGTATTTCGGTCCGCTGTTGCAGGTGATCCGCTACCGCGACTTCGACGCCGCGTTGGCCGAGGCCAACGCCACCCGCTTCGGCCTGGCCGCCGGGCTGATCTCCGATTCGCGCGCGCGCTACGAGCAGTTCCTGCTGCACAGCCGCGCCGGCATCGTCAACTGGAACCGCCCGCTGACCGGCGCCGCCAGCAGTGCGCCGTTCGGCGGCATCGGCGCCTCCGGCAACCACCGGCCGAGCGCCTGGTACGCCGCCGACTACTGCGCCTATCCGGTCGCCTCGCTGGAGGCCGAGCATCCGCTGCTGCCCGCCAGCCTGCCGCCGGGGCTGGCGCTGTGA
- a CDS encoding aspartate kinase produces the protein MALIVQKFGGTSVGSVERIEQVAEKVKAFRAAGHDIVVVVSAMSGETNRLIGLAKQIMPQPEPRELDMIVSTGEQVTIGLLSMALLKRGVPAVSFTGNQVRILTDSSHTKARILQIDEERIRDELQAGRVVVVAGFQGVDEKGNITTLGRGGSDTTGVALAAALKADECQIYTDVDGVYTTDPRVVPRARRLEKITFEEMLEMASLGSKVLQIRAVEFAGKYNVPLRVLHSFQEGPGTLITIDEEESMEQPIISGIAFNRDEAKLTIRGVPDTPGVAFKILGPVSAANIEVDMIVQNVSHDNTTDFTFTVNNNDYEKALGVLRQTAESIGAREVGGTTDIAKVSIVGVGMRSHAGVASRMFEALAKENINIQMISTSEIKVSVVIEEKYLELAVRALHSAFELDAPARQGE, from the coding sequence ATGGCATTGATCGTACAGAAATTCGGGGGCACCTCGGTCGGTAGCGTCGAGCGTATCGAGCAGGTGGCCGAGAAGGTGAAGGCGTTCCGCGCGGCGGGACATGACATCGTGGTGGTGGTGTCGGCGATGAGCGGCGAGACCAACCGTCTGATCGGTCTGGCCAAGCAGATCATGCCGCAGCCGGAGCCGCGCGAACTGGACATGATCGTCTCCACCGGCGAGCAGGTGACCATCGGCCTGCTGAGCATGGCGCTGCTCAAGCGCGGCGTGCCGGCGGTGTCCTTCACCGGCAACCAGGTGCGCATCCTCACCGACAGTTCGCACACCAAGGCGCGTATCCTGCAGATCGACGAAGAGCGCATCCGCGACGAGCTCCAGGCCGGTCGCGTGGTGGTGGTCGCCGGCTTCCAGGGCGTCGACGAGAAGGGCAACATCACCACCCTCGGTCGCGGCGGTTCCGACACCACCGGCGTGGCCCTGGCCGCGGCGCTGAAGGCCGACGAGTGCCAGATCTACACCGACGTGGACGGGGTCTACACCACCGATCCGCGCGTCGTGCCCCGCGCCCGTCGCCTGGAGAAGATCACCTTCGAGGAGATGCTGGAAATGGCCAGCCTCGGCTCCAAGGTGCTGCAGATCCGCGCGGTGGAGTTCGCCGGCAAGTACAACGTCCCGCTGCGCGTGCTGCACAGCTTCCAGGAGGGTCCGGGCACCCTCATTACCATCGATGAAGAGGAATCCATGGAACAGCCGATCATCTCCGGCATCGCCTTCAACCGCGACGAAGCCAAGCTGACCATTCGTGGCGTACCGGATACCCCCGGCGTGGCCTTCAAGATCCTCGGCCCGGTCAGTGCGGCCAACATCGAAGTGGACATGATCGTGCAGAACGTCTCGCACGATAACACCACCGACTTCACCTTCACGGTCAACAACAACGACTACGAGAAGGCCCTCGGCGTACTGCGCCAGACCGCCGAGAGCATCGGCGCCCGCGAGGTCGGCGGCACCACCGACATCGCCAAGGTGTCCATCGTCGGCGTCGGCATGCGCTCCCACGCCGGGGTGGCCAGCCGCATGTTCGAGGCGCTGGCCAAGGAAAACATCAACATCCAGATGATCTCCACCTCGGAGATCAAGGTCAGCGTGGTCATCGAGGAGAAGTACCTCGAACTGGCCGTGCGTGCCCTGCACAGCGCATTCGAGCTGGACGCGCCCGCCCGACAGGGTGAGTGA
- the astE gene encoding succinylglutamate desuccinylase, with protein MLALGRLLELTLAAREPSEKIQLCADGTRLQWRDEGVLLVTPPAARDNGCDLLLSAGIHGNETAPVELLERLLHGIAAARLRPALRLLLVLGNPAALRSGERYIGYDLNRLFNGGHELASGPEAARAVLLEQQLAAFFTDPARRRLHLDLHTAIRGSRIEQFALRPAAAAAPSPASLAALQAAGIQALLLHNGVSATFSGLSSRRFGAEAFTLELGRARPFGENAALDLSRLEAVLGALIEGRPLPPGDPARLQLFAIAREVIRHTPAFRLHLDEAVENFTALAPGSLLAEDEGRQWIVEEAQARIVFPNPRVALGQRAGLIVVPAPQS; from the coding sequence ATGCTGGCCTTGGGCCGACTGCTTGAACTGACCCTGGCGGCGCGCGAGCCTTCGGAAAAGATCCAGCTGTGCGCCGACGGCACTCGCCTGCAATGGCGCGACGAGGGCGTGCTGCTGGTCACTCCGCCGGCGGCGCGCGACAACGGCTGCGACCTGCTGCTCTCGGCCGGCATCCACGGCAACGAGACCGCTCCGGTCGAGCTGCTGGAGCGCCTGCTCCACGGCATCGCTGCCGCCCGCCTGCGGCCGGCCCTGCGCCTGCTGCTGGTGCTCGGAAACCCGGCCGCGCTGCGCAGCGGCGAGCGCTACATCGGCTACGATCTCAACCGCCTGTTCAACGGCGGCCACGAGCTGGCCAGCGGCCCCGAGGCGGCGCGCGCGGTGCTGCTGGAGCAGCAACTGGCGGCGTTCTTCACCGATCCCGCGCGGCGGCGCCTGCACCTGGATCTGCACACCGCGATCCGCGGCTCGCGCATCGAGCAGTTCGCCCTGCGTCCGGCCGCCGCCGCGGCGCCGTCTCCGGCCAGCCTGGCCGCCCTGCAGGCAGCCGGCATCCAGGCGCTGCTGCTGCATAACGGCGTGTCGGCGACCTTCAGCGGGCTGTCCAGCCGGCGCTTCGGCGCCGAGGCCTTCACCCTGGAACTCGGCCGGGCGCGGCCGTTCGGCGAGAACGCCGCGCTCGACCTGAGCCGTCTGGAGGCGGTGCTCGGCGCGCTGATCGAAGGCCGCCCGCTGCCGCCGGGCGATCCGGCGCGTCTGCAGCTGTTCGCCATCGCCCGCGAGGTGATCCGCCACACGCCTGCCTTCCGCCTGCACCTGGACGAGGCGGTGGAGAACTTCACCGCCCTGGCGCCGGGCAGCCTGCTGGCCGAGGACGAGGGTCGGCAGTGGATCGTCGAGGAAGCCCAGGCGCGCATCGTCTTCCCCAACCCCCGGGTGGCCCTCGGCCAGCGCGCCGGGCTGATCGTGGTGCCGGCGCCGCAGTCCTGA
- the astA gene encoding arginine N-succinyltransferase: protein MIVRPVRSSDLPALIAMARSTGAGLTSLPANEERLAQRVGWAEKSFHGEAERADADYFFVLESDAGEVIGSSAINGAVGLREPWYNFRVGLTVSASRALGIHRQNPTLFLANDLTGQTEVCSLFLDARYRHSGLSGRLLSKARFLFIAEFPELFGDKVIAEMRGISDDNARAPFWDSLGRHFFRMEFSQADYLTGVGNKAFIAELMPKFPLYTCFLSEEARAVIGRVHRDTEPALTMLRAEGFAYQGYIDIFDGGPALECETRNIRAVRDSQTLVLAIGTPGDEAPQFLIHNRKREECRITVGRARPAAGTLVVDAATAKRLCLAAGAQVRAVPLSAQVGWR from the coding sequence ATGATCGTTCGTCCCGTACGCAGCAGCGACCTGCCCGCCCTGATCGCCATGGCGCGCAGCACCGGTGCCGGCCTGACCTCCCTGCCGGCCAACGAGGAGCGCCTGGCGCAGCGGGTCGGCTGGGCGGAGAAATCCTTCCACGGCGAGGCCGAGCGCGCCGACGCCGACTACTTCTTCGTGCTGGAGAGCGACGCCGGCGAGGTGATCGGCAGCAGTGCGATCAACGGCGCGGTGGGCCTGCGCGAGCCCTGGTACAACTTCCGCGTCGGCCTCACGGTGAGCGCCTCGCGTGCGCTGGGCATCCACCGGCAGAACCCCACGCTGTTCCTCGCCAACGACCTGACCGGGCAGACCGAGGTGTGCTCGTTGTTCCTCGATGCCCGCTACCGGCACAGCGGCCTGAGCGGGCGCCTGCTGTCCAAGGCGCGCTTCCTGTTCATCGCCGAGTTCCCCGAACTGTTCGGCGACAAGGTGATCGCCGAGATGCGCGGCATCTCCGACGACAACGCCCGCGCGCCGTTCTGGGACAGCCTCGGCCGGCACTTCTTCCGCATGGAGTTCTCCCAGGCCGACTACCTCACCGGGGTCGGCAACAAGGCGTTCATCGCCGAGCTGATGCCCAAGTTCCCGCTCTACACCTGCTTCCTCAGCGAGGAGGCGCGCGCGGTGATCGGCCGCGTGCACCGCGATACCGAGCCGGCGCTGACCATGCTGCGCGCCGAGGGTTTCGCCTATCAGGGCTACATCGACATCTTCGACGGCGGCCCGGCGCTGGAATGCGAGACCCGCAACATCCGCGCGGTGCGCGACAGCCAGACCCTGGTGCTGGCGATCGGCACGCCGGGCGACGAGGCGCCGCAGTTCCTGATCCACAACCGCAAGCGCGAAGAGTGCCGGATCACCGTCGGCCGCGCGCGCCCGGCGGCCGGCACCCTGGTGGTGGATGCCGCCACCGCCAAGCGCCTGTGCCTGGCCGCCGGCGCCCAGGTGCGCGCGGTGCCGCTGTCCGCGCAGGTCGGCTGGCGATGA
- a CDS encoding GTPase gives MTESLPLILEDAHGERRETHTARLAIRLEGRELWLEADDRGGVVVYAESVEGETDIPLLVVRPQAVNQLSLAVELEKAEAHEHGPDCGCDHHH, from the coding sequence ATGACCGAAAGCCTGCCCCTGATCCTCGAAGACGCCCACGGCGAACGCCGCGAAACCCATACCGCCCGTCTGGCCATCCGCCTCGAAGGCCGCGAGCTGTGGCTGGAAGCCGACGACCGGGGCGGGGTGGTGGTCTATGCCGAGTCGGTCGAAGGCGAAACCGACATCCCGCTGCTGGTGGTGCGCCCGCAGGCGGTCAACCAACTGAGCCTGGCGGTCGAGCTGGAGAAGGCCGAAGCCCACGAGCACGGCCCGGACTGCGGCTGCGATCACCACCACTGA
- the aruF gene encoding arginine/ornithine succinyltransferase subunit alpha, protein MLILRPARMGDLPEVQRLAADSPIGVTSLPDDRERLAEKIRASEASFAAEVGYNGEESYFFVLEDLARGQLVGCSGMVATAGFSEPFYSFRNETFVHASRELKIHNKIHVLSLCHDLTGNSLLTSFYMQPELVGTPWAELNSRGRLLFVASHPERFAESMVVEVVGYSDEHGDSPFWDAIGRNFLDINYAEAERLGGLKSRTMLAELMPSYPIYVPLLPDSAQESMGQVHPRAQISFDILMREGFESDHYIDIFDGGPTVHARTSGIRSIAQSRLVPVRLGAPASAGRAYLVANNQTQDFRALIAELDWEPGQPLTLTPAVAEALGVGEGGSVRVVAV, encoded by the coding sequence ATGCTGATCCTGCGACCTGCCCGCATGGGCGACCTGCCCGAGGTACAACGTCTGGCGGCGGACAGCCCGATCGGTGTCACCTCCCTGCCCGACGACCGCGAGCGGCTGGCCGAGAAGATTCGCGCCTCGGAGGCGTCGTTCGCCGCCGAGGTCGGCTACAACGGCGAGGAAAGCTACTTCTTCGTGCTGGAGGACCTGGCCCGCGGCCAGCTGGTCGGCTGCTCCGGGATGGTCGCCACCGCCGGCTTTTCCGAGCCGTTCTACAGCTTTCGCAACGAGACCTTCGTGCACGCCTCGCGCGAGCTGAAGATCCACAACAAGATCCATGTGCTGTCGCTGTGCCACGACCTGACCGGCAACAGCCTGCTGACCAGCTTCTACATGCAGCCCGAACTGGTCGGCACGCCCTGGGCCGAACTCAACTCGCGCGGCCGCCTGCTGTTCGTCGCCAGCCACCCCGAGCGCTTCGCCGAGTCGATGGTGGTCGAGGTGGTCGGCTACAGCGACGAGCACGGCGACTCGCCGTTCTGGGATGCCATCGGCCGCAACTTTCTCGACATCAACTACGCCGAGGCCGAGCGCCTGGGCGGCCTGAAGAGTCGCACCATGCTCGCCGAGCTGATGCCCAGCTACCCGATCTACGTGCCGCTGCTGCCCGACAGCGCCCAGGAGTCGATGGGCCAGGTCCACCCGCGGGCGCAGATTTCCTTCGACATCCTGATGCGCGAGGGTTTCGAGAGCGATCACTACATCGACATCTTCGACGGCGGCCCGACCGTGCATGCGCGCACCTCGGGCATCCGCTCGATCGCCCAGAGCCGCCTGGTGCCGGTGCGCCTCGGCGCGCCGGCGAGCGCCGGGCGCGCCTACCTGGTGGCCAACAACCAGACCCAGGACTTCCGCGCGCTGATCGCCGAGCTGGACTGGGAGCCCGGCCAGCCGCTGACCCTCACCCCGGCGGTGGCCGAGGCCCTGGGCGTCGGCGAGGGCGGCAGCGTGCGTGTGGTGGCGGTTTGA